Proteins found in one Roseovarius pelagicus genomic segment:
- a CDS encoding DUF1326 domain-containing protein, producing MSANPKPDNAPLPEWAIKGELFLNCSCDVFCPCVVSLGAHPPTEGHCHAWMAIAIDQGEYDGADLSGLNVGILADIPGRMGEGNWKVALYVDDRASDAAFDGICQIFSGAAGGTTGLFTMLVSEIIGVQREPVEIVREGKTRSIRIGRKIQGEIEMIDGANPDQPVTITNSQYWMGPDIIAAKGKKSRVRDYGRIWDFGGKSAEICPIDWSGPGK from the coding sequence ATGTCAGCAAACCCGAAACCCGACAACGCGCCTTTGCCCGAATGGGCCATCAAAGGCGAATTGTTTCTGAACTGCTCGTGCGATGTGTTCTGCCCTTGCGTCGTCAGCCTTGGGGCGCACCCTCCCACCGAGGGGCATTGTCACGCATGGATGGCGATTGCCATCGATCAGGGCGAATACGACGGTGCCGATCTGTCGGGGCTGAACGTGGGTATTCTGGCCGATATTCCCGGTCGCATGGGCGAAGGAAACTGGAAGGTCGCGCTGTATGTCGATGATCGTGCCAGCGACGCGGCATTTGACGGTATTTGCCAGATTTTTTCCGGCGCGGCAGGCGGGACAACCGGCCTCTTTACCATGCTGGTGTCCGAAATCATCGGGGTCCAGCGTGAACCGGTCGAGATCGTCCGCGAAGGCAAGACCCGCAGCATCCGCATTGGCCGCAAGATTCAGGGCGAAATTGAAATGATCGACGGCGCCAACCCCGATCAGCCGGTCACGATCACGAATTCGCAATACTGGATGGGCCCCGACATCATCGCTGCCAAAGGCAAGAAAAGCCGGGTGCGCGATTATGGCCGCATCTGGGACTTCGGCGGAAAATCAGCAGAGATCTGCCCGATCGACTGGAGCGGCCCGGGCAAATGA
- the ftsL gene encoding cell division protein FtsL, whose amino-acid sequence MRSLFYVLSAMAVIGLAYWAYHENYRTQDAHAQAEALEDQIAIARQRLRVLNAEWAYLNRPSRLRELADINFERLGLMPLQPYQFGRIDQVAFPPAELPLVFDKSIDVSDQEQIQ is encoded by the coding sequence ATGCGCAGTTTGTTCTATGTTCTCAGTGCTATGGCGGTGATCGGTCTGGCCTATTGGGCCTACCATGAAAACTATCGCACTCAGGACGCCCATGCACAGGCCGAAGCACTGGAAGACCAGATTGCGATAGCCCGGCAACGCTTGCGCGTGCTCAACGCTGAATGGGCCTATCTCAACCGTCCCAGCCGTCTGCGCGAACTTGCCGATATAAATTTCGAGCGGCTCGGCCTGATGCCGTTGCAGCCCTACCAGTTCGGGCGGATTGATCAGGTGGCGTTTCCGCCGGCTGAACTGCCGTTGGTTTTTGACAAGTCAATCGACGTTTCCGATCAGGAGCAGATCCAATGA
- the acuI gene encoding acryloyl-CoA reductase: MFNALVVEKNEETGKTSAAVQQISEDALPDGEVTVAVEYSTVNYKDGLCIGPGGGLVRKYPHVPGIDFSGTVETSSDDRYQPGDKVVLTGWRVGEAHWGGYSQKARVKADWLVPLPDGIDARQAMAVGTAGFTAMLAVMALEDHGIKDGPVLVTGAAGGVGSVATAILAGLGHEVAAVTGRPETGDYLRGLGATQIVARDEINETVKRPLEAETWGGCVDAVGSAMLARLLGQMKYGASVAAVGLAGGADLPGTVIPFLLRGVNLLGIDSVMQPYDNRLRAWKRIASDLPMDKLEAMVQPATLSELPGLGRDILKGQVKGRVVVDVNA, encoded by the coding sequence ATGTTCAACGCATTGGTTGTTGAAAAGAACGAAGAGACCGGCAAGACGAGCGCCGCCGTGCAGCAGATTTCCGAAGACGCGCTGCCAGACGGAGAGGTGACTGTCGCGGTCGAATACTCGACTGTGAACTACAAGGACGGGCTGTGCATCGGGCCGGGCGGCGGGCTGGTACGCAAATATCCGCATGTGCCCGGTATTGATTTCTCCGGCACGGTCGAGACGTCCTCGGATGACCGGTATCAGCCCGGCGACAAGGTTGTGCTAACCGGCTGGCGCGTGGGAGAGGCTCATTGGGGCGGGTATTCGCAAAAGGCGCGGGTCAAGGCCGATTGGCTGGTACCATTGCCCGACGGGATTGATGCGCGTCAGGCGATGGCGGTGGGCACGGCAGGGTTTACCGCGATGCTGGCTGTCATGGCGCTGGAGGATCACGGAATCAAGGATGGTCCGGTGTTGGTCACCGGGGCTGCAGGCGGTGTTGGTTCGGTCGCAACCGCCATTCTGGCGGGGCTGGGCCATGAGGTGGCCGCCGTCACCGGACGCCCCGAAACCGGTGATTACCTCCGGGGGTTGGGTGCGACGCAGATCGTCGCGCGCGACGAGATCAACGAAACGGTTAAACGTCCGCTGGAGGCCGAAACCTGGGGTGGGTGTGTTGATGCGGTCGGCAGCGCCATGTTGGCGCGTTTGCTGGGGCAGATGAAATACGGCGCTTCTGTCGCGGCTGTCGGCCTTGCCGGTGGGGCTGACCTGCCGGGCACGGTGATTCCGTTCCTGCTGCGCGGTGTAAATCTGCTGGGGATCGACAGTGTCATGCAGCCCTATGACAACCGGTTGCGCGCGTGGAAGCGGATTGCCAGCGATCTGCCGATGGACAAGCTGGAGGCGATGGTCCAACCCGCAACGCTGAGCGAGTTGCCCGGACTGGGCCGAGATATCCTCAAAGGTCAGGTCAAAGGCCGCGTGGTCGTCGACGTTAACGCCTGA
- a CDS encoding DUF2182 domain-containing protein — protein MMYVMAMQMDLDLLGRPGTQGAMMAAMDPRMPMDMPMARFGPLFAMWAIMMAAMMLPTLVPTLRSYEDLMVSANGSRAGWLGVVAGYGIVWVGFAAVITGVQLALLYGGVVDMLGIAKSPLFAGGLLIAVGAFQFTRAKEVCHGVCHSPMTYFLGHWRSGAAGGLRMGLGLGAFCVGCCWGFMALGFAGGVMNLAWMGLATLFMVIEKLPQIGHRVTRPMGLILIVGGLAVVATPLFTGG, from the coding sequence ATGATGTATGTGATGGCGATGCAAATGGACCTCGATCTGTTGGGGCGGCCGGGCACGCAGGGCGCAATGATGGCGGCTATGGACCCGCGGATGCCGATGGACATGCCGATGGCGCGTTTCGGTCCGCTCTTTGCCATGTGGGCGATTATGATGGCCGCGATGATGCTGCCGACACTGGTGCCCACACTGCGCAGCTACGAGGATTTGATGGTCTCCGCCAATGGCAGTCGCGCCGGGTGGCTGGGCGTTGTGGCGGGATATGGCATCGTCTGGGTCGGGTTCGCCGCCGTGATCACCGGCGTTCAACTCGCGCTGCTTTATGGCGGTGTGGTGGACATGCTGGGCATTGCCAAATCGCCGCTCTTTGCCGGGGGATTGCTGATCGCAGTCGGCGCGTTCCAGTTCACTCGCGCCAAAGAGGTCTGCCACGGCGTCTGCCACAGCCCGATGACCTACTTTTTGGGTCACTGGCGCAGCGGCGCGGCCGGCGGATTGCGTATGGGGCTGGGGCTGGGTGCATTCTGTGTCGGCTGCTGCTGGGGCTTCATGGCGCTCGGCTTTGCCGGCGGCGTGATGAACCTTGCGTGGATGGGACTGGCGACCCTGTTCATGGTGATTGAGAAACTGCCGCAGATCGGCCACCGGGTGACGCGCCCGATGGGCCTGATTTTGATTGTTGGTGGTCTGGCTGTTGTGGCCACGCCACTGTTCACCGGAGGATAG
- a CDS encoding DinB family protein, whose translation MIVSPSFCAMMARYNMWQNASLVTAADQLNEGARVADRGAFFGSIMGTFSHLLWADTIWMSRFDGWDAPVGGIPGSAALHPDWTAFKSTRTRADRRILGWADRLDTDDLEGELSWHSGALGRDVSRPYAMCIAHFFNHQTHHRGQIHAMLTAAGAGPGDTDLFVMPEDIGF comes from the coding sequence ATGATTGTCTCGCCCTCGTTCTGCGCAATGATGGCGCGCTACAATATGTGGCAGAACGCGTCGCTTGTGACAGCGGCGGATCAGCTGAATGAGGGCGCACGCGTTGCGGATCGTGGCGCATTCTTTGGGTCGATCATGGGAACATTCAGCCATCTGCTCTGGGCGGATACGATCTGGATGTCGCGCTTCGATGGCTGGGATGCACCCGTGGGCGGTATTCCGGGCAGTGCCGCGCTGCACCCTGACTGGACTGCGTTCAAATCCACACGCACGCGCGCCGACCGCCGGATACTCGGTTGGGCCGACCGGTTGGATACCGACGATCTGGAGGGGGAACTCAGCTGGCATTCCGGCGCATTGGGGCGTGATGTGTCCCGACCCTATGCGATGTGCATCGCGCATTTCTTTAACCACCAAACCCACCACCGCGGGCAGATACACGCCATGCTCACCGCTGCGGGCGCGGGCCCCGGCGATACGGATCTGTTCGTCATGCCAGAGGATATCGGATTTTGA
- a CDS encoding UDP-N-acetylmuramoyl-L-alanyl-D-glutamate--2,6-diaminopimelate ligase — MSAGQDKSLAELGLTAQGGTGAGAQVRITGLAVDSRQVRDGTLFAALPGTRVHGGEFIQYALRQGASAVLTDAEGARIAADELAASDAALVIAQDPRQTLAYAAALWFGLQPEVMVAVTGTNGKTSVASFTRQIWSELGHAAINLGTTGVEGDYTAPLAHTTPEPITLHRVLAEAARAGVDHAAMEASSHGLEQRRLDGVRLAAAGFTNFTQDHLDYHADFGAYFNAKAGLFDRVLPEDGIAVINIDDPRGSDMALIAHDRGQEVITVGRNEAADLCLQAQRFEATGQTMRFAWNGQQQQCTMQLIGGFQAENVLMAAGLVIAAGADPKRVFETLPHMRTVRGRMQLAATRESGAAVFVDYAHTPGAVETAIRALRPHVMGRLIAIVGAGGDRDTAKRPLMGAAAAETADLVIVTDDNPRSEDPATIRAAVMQGCPDATEVGDRAEAILRGVDALGPGDALLVLGKGHETGQTVGDDVLPFDDAEQASVAVSALDGGIA; from the coding sequence ATGTCGGCAGGACAAGATAAATCACTGGCGGAACTGGGGCTGACCGCTCAGGGTGGCACCGGCGCCGGAGCGCAGGTGCGCATCACCGGTCTGGCCGTCGACAGCCGACAGGTTCGTGACGGCACGCTTTTTGCCGCATTGCCTGGCACACGGGTGCATGGTGGCGAATTTATCCAATATGCGTTGCGGCAGGGGGCGTCTGCGGTTCTGACTGATGCCGAGGGCGCGCGCATCGCCGCCGATGAACTGGCGGCCAGCGATGCAGCATTGGTCATCGCACAGGATCCGCGCCAAACGCTGGCCTATGCCGCTGCCTTGTGGTTTGGGCTTCAGCCCGAGGTGATGGTGGCCGTGACCGGCACCAACGGTAAAACATCCGTGGCCAGCTTCACCCGTCAGATCTGGTCTGAGCTGGGCCATGCGGCGATCAATCTGGGCACCACCGGCGTTGAGGGTGATTATACCGCACCACTGGCGCACACCACGCCAGAGCCGATCACCCTGCACCGAGTACTGGCAGAAGCCGCCCGCGCCGGCGTAGACCACGCGGCGATGGAAGCCTCCAGTCACGGGCTGGAACAGCGCCGGTTGGACGGTGTTCGGCTGGCGGCTGCCGGGTTCACCAATTTCACGCAGGACCATCTGGACTATCACGCCGATTTCGGGGCCTATTTTAACGCCAAGGCGGGGCTTTTTGACCGGGTATTGCCCGAGGATGGCATCGCCGTGATCAACATTGACGACCCGCGCGGGTCGGACATGGCGCTCATCGCGCATGATCGCGGTCAGGAAGTGATCACTGTTGGCCGCAACGAGGCAGCAGACCTGTGTTTGCAGGCCCAGCGGTTCGAGGCGACGGGCCAGACCATGCGCTTTGCCTGGAATGGGCAGCAGCAGCAATGCACGATGCAGTTGATCGGCGGGTTTCAGGCGGAAAACGTGTTGATGGCGGCTGGATTGGTGATCGCTGCAGGGGCCGACCCCAAGCGCGTGTTCGAGACATTGCCGCACATGCGCACCGTGCGTGGACGCATGCAGTTGGCTGCCACCCGCGAAAGCGGCGCGGCGGTTTTTGTCGACTATGCCCACACACCCGGTGCGGTCGAAACGGCCATTCGTGCGTTGCGCCCCCATGTCATGGGCCGCCTGATCGCCATCGTCGGCGCGGGCGGTGATCGCGACACTGCGAAACGTCCGCTGATGGGGGCTGCGGCGGCGGAAACGGCTGATCTGGTCATCGTCACCGACGACAACCCGCGCAGCGAAGACCCCGCCACGATCCGCGCGGCCGTCATGCAGGGATGTCCGGACGCGACCGAAGTCGGCGACCGCGCCGAGGCGATACTGCGGGGCGTTGACGCGCTTGGGCCCGGCGATGCGCTGCTGGTGCTGGGCAAGGGACATGAGACAGGCCAGACCGTGGGCGACGACGTGTTGCCCTTTGATGATGCCGAACAGGCCAGCGTTGCCGTGTCGGCGCTGGACGGGGGCATCGCATGA
- a CDS encoding peptidoglycan D,D-transpeptidase FtsI family protein, with product MIRTPLRPLARILSARDKGENPDAIERENIRLRHEQMRDRSRRRAESRLLMLGAMFFCAFALIGGRMGLLAQSEPSEPRASAAGIDILAQRADIVDRHGRILATNFDTHSLYAQPQQMIEPERAAQKLVEIFPDLDQARLLKDFTGKRKFLWIKKKISPEQQQLVHDIGEPGLLFGPREMRLYPNGNLAAHVLGGAGFGREGVHAAEVIGVAGIEKFFDERLRDPAYGGRPLELSLDLTVQAATERVLYGGMSIMNAKGAAAVLMDAHTGEVIAIASLPDFDPNDRPRPLTKGDAGDSPLFNRAVQGVYELGSTFKIFAVAQALELGLVNENTIIDTAGPMRVGGFPIGEFNNKNYGKLSASDVIVKSSNRGTGRIALQIGPKRQQEFLKSLGFFEPTPLEIIEAGGGKPLLPQRWTDLSTVTISYGHGLSSSPLHLAAGYAAIANGGRMIQPTLIRRDAPQAGTRVMSENTAAAARRMLRNVVASPSGTASLGEVPGYAVGGKTGTADKPRPRGGYYEDKVIATFASIFPAHDPRYVLIVTLDEPVETSGSKPRRTAGWTAVPVAAEIITRVAPLLGLRPTIEPAPLTGITLTSN from the coding sequence ATGATCCGCACCCCGCTTCGCCCGCTCGCCCGTATTCTGTCCGCCCGTGACAAGGGTGAAAACCCCGACGCCATCGAGCGCGAGAATATCCGCCTGCGTCACGAACAGATGCGGGACCGATCGCGCCGCCGTGCCGAAAGCAGATTGCTGATGCTGGGGGCAATGTTCTTCTGCGCCTTTGCCTTGATTGGCGGGCGTATGGGCCTTTTGGCCCAGTCAGAGCCGTCCGAGCCGCGCGCCAGCGCCGCAGGCATCGACATTCTGGCGCAGCGGGCTGACATCGTGGACCGCCATGGGCGTATCCTTGCGACCAATTTTGACACGCACAGCCTATATGCCCAGCCACAACAGATGATCGAGCCAGAGCGCGCCGCGCAAAAGCTGGTCGAAATCTTTCCCGATCTGGATCAGGCGCGTCTGCTAAAGGACTTTACAGGGAAACGTAAATTCCTGTGGATAAAGAAAAAAATCAGCCCCGAACAGCAGCAGCTTGTGCATGATATTGGTGAACCGGGTTTGCTGTTTGGCCCGCGTGAAATGCGGCTATACCCCAATGGAAATCTGGCCGCGCATGTGCTGGGCGGCGCGGGTTTTGGCCGCGAGGGCGTACATGCCGCCGAGGTGATCGGCGTCGCCGGGATCGAAAAGTTTTTCGATGAACGTCTGCGCGATCCGGCTTATGGGGGTCGCCCTCTGGAACTGTCACTCGACCTGACCGTACAGGCGGCAACAGAACGTGTGCTTTATGGCGGCATGAGCATAATGAACGCCAAAGGTGCCGCAGCGGTGCTGATGGATGCGCATACCGGCGAAGTCATCGCCATTGCCTCGCTGCCTGATTTTGATCCCAACGACCGCCCCCGTCCTCTGACCAAGGGCGATGCAGGCGACAGCCCGCTCTTTAACCGCGCGGTGCAGGGCGTCTACGAGCTGGGATCGACGTTCAAGATTTTTGCCGTGGCGCAGGCTCTCGAACTGGGGCTGGTCAACGAAAACACCATTATCGACACCGCAGGCCCGATGAGGGTCGGTGGCTTTCCCATCGGGGAATTCAACAACAAGAATTATGGCAAACTCAGCGCGTCCGATGTCATCGTCAAAAGCTCGAACCGGGGGACCGGTCGCATTGCGCTTCAGATCGGGCCAAAGCGACAGCAGGAGTTTCTGAAATCTCTGGGTTTCTTTGAACCCACCCCGCTGGAAATCATCGAGGCCGGAGGCGGCAAACCGCTATTGCCACAGCGTTGGACAGACCTATCCACAGTCACCATCTCCTATGGGCACGGGTTGTCCTCCAGTCCGCTGCATCTGGCGGCAGGATATGCGGCCATCGCCAATGGTGGGCGCATGATTCAGCCGACGCTGATCCGTCGCGACGCACCACAGGCGGGGACGCGGGTGATGTCAGAAAATACCGCTGCCGCCGCGCGCCGTATGCTGCGCAACGTTGTGGCATCGCCGTCTGGTACAGCCAGCCTTGGCGAAGTGCCCGGCTATGCCGTCGGCGGCAAGACTGGCACGGCGGACAAGCCCCGACCGCGCGGCGGGTATTATGAGGACAAGGTTATCGCGACCTTTGCCTCGATCTTTCCGGCGCACGACCCGCGCTATGTGCTGATCGTCACGCTGGACGAGCCGGTAGAGACGTCTGGCAGCAAGCCGCGCCGCACTGCGGGCTGGACCGCTGTGCCGGTGGCCGCCGAAATCATCACGCGCGTAGCGCCGCTGCTGGGCCTTCGGCCCACGATTGAACCCGCGCCGCTGACTGGTATAACGCTGACATCGAATTAG
- a CDS encoding division/cell wall cluster transcriptional repressor MraZ, whose translation MVLSFRGEFNQKVDGKGRMSIPADFRAVLADGDPKCPEAALPRLVVLHGPHLKNCLHAYTIDAMAEIEAGIRKLPRGSVERKRASRMILGKSWSTEVDKDGRIVLPQRLRQQIGLEGEAVMAAMGEYFEIWNAQTYDVVEAAETEEWLDDQPDDFDPLTLIPLPSEG comes from the coding sequence GTGGTTCTCAGCTTCAGAGGCGAGTTCAACCAGAAGGTTGACGGTAAGGGTCGGATGTCGATCCCTGCCGATTTTCGCGCTGTGCTGGCGGATGGCGACCCAAAATGCCCCGAGGCCGCGCTGCCCCGTTTGGTGGTACTGCATGGCCCGCACCTGAAAAATTGCCTTCACGCCTATACCATAGATGCCATGGCTGAAATCGAGGCCGGTATCCGCAAACTGCCGCGCGGCTCGGTCGAGCGCAAGCGCGCCAGCCGCATGATCTTGGGCAAATCGTGGAGCACCGAAGTGGACAAGGACGGGCGGATCGTACTGCCGCAGCGTCTGCGTCAACAGATCGGCCTGGAAGGCGAGGCTGTCATGGCCGCTATGGGCGAATACTTCGAGATATGGAATGCGCAGACCTATGATGTGGTCGAGGCGGCAGAGACCGAGGAATGGCTGGACGATCAGCCGGACGATTTCGATCCGCTGACACTCATCCCCCTGCCGTCAGAGGGCTGA
- the rsmH gene encoding 16S rRNA (cytosine(1402)-N(4))-methyltransferase RsmH: MGSDAANSPHVPVLITPLIAACAPIAGHWIDGTLGAGGYARALLDAGADQVTGVDRDPMAIEMAAEWADAYGARMTVVQAQFSQMDQVADAADGVVLDLGVSSMQLDQARRGFSFMRDGPLDMRMSQSGLTAADLVNSVDEGELADILFLYGEERASRRIARAIVRKRAEVPIVSTLQLAEIIEGCLPRAKPGQAHPATRSFQAIRIAVNDEYGELIGGLEAAERVLRPGGHLAVVTFHSIEDRMVKRFFQSRAGGGGGSRHAPELESFAPQFIQASRKAISADEAELASNPRARSARLRVGMRTDAPPGVTDRKALGMPLLKGDY; encoded by the coding sequence ATGGGGAGCGACGCCGCAAACAGCCCCCACGTTCCGGTTCTCATCACCCCGCTGATCGCCGCCTGCGCACCAATAGCCGGACATTGGATCGACGGCACGCTGGGGGCGGGGGGCTATGCGCGTGCCCTGCTGGACGCGGGTGCCGATCAGGTAACGGGGGTGGACCGCGATCCGATGGCAATCGAGATGGCCGCCGAATGGGCGGACGCTTACGGCGCGCGGATGACGGTTGTTCAGGCGCAGTTTTCGCAGATGGATCAGGTCGCGGACGCCGCCGATGGGGTCGTGCTGGATCTGGGCGTGTCGTCCATGCAGCTTGATCAGGCGCGGCGCGGGTTTTCGTTCATGCGCGACGGGCCGCTCGATATGCGAATGAGCCAGTCTGGCCTGACGGCGGCTGATCTGGTCAATTCCGTGGACGAGGGCGAATTGGCCGATATCCTCTTTCTCTACGGCGAGGAACGCGCCAGCCGCCGCATCGCCCGTGCCATTGTGCGCAAGCGCGCCGAGGTGCCGATCGTCAGCACATTGCAACTGGCCGAGATCATCGAGGGATGCTTGCCGCGTGCCAAACCGGGACAGGCGCATCCGGCGACGCGCAGCTTTCAGGCGATCCGCATCGCGGTAAACGATGAGTATGGCGAGCTGATCGGAGGGCTGGAAGCCGCCGAGCGTGTCTTGCGCCCCGGCGGGCATCTGGCAGTCGTCACCTTTCATTCGATCGAGGATCGCATGGTCAAACGGTTCTTTCAGTCGCGCGCAGGCGGCGGCGGCGGCAGTCGTCACGCGCCCGAGCTAGAGAGTTTCGCACCGCAATTCATCCAAGCCAGTCGCAAGGCCATCTCCGCAGACGAGGCTGAATTGGCCAGTAACCCGCGCGCGCGTTCGGCCCGGCTGCGGGTGGGAATGCGCACCGATGCGCCACCGGGTGTCACCGACCGCAAGGCGCTGGGTATGCCGCTGCTGAAAGGGGACTACTGA
- a CDS encoding UDP-N-acetylmuramoyl-tripeptide--D-alanyl-D-alanine ligase yields the protein MSSLWTASEAAAATGGRAVGDWQARGVSIDTRTLVAGDLFVALQAARDGHDFVAQALEQGAAAALVSHIPDGVAADAPLLIVDDVLKGLESLGIAARARSTARVVAVTGSVGKTSTKEMLREVLGRQGRTHAAEASYNNQWGVPLTLARMPADTEFAVIEIGMNHPGEIAPLSRLARPHVALITTVAAAHLEAFENIDGIAVEKAAVFDGLEPGGTAIINADLDTSHLLLTAAAAQGAKTVTFGETSDQYWLISAKLSDDRTIVQADLRGTPVTFKLTSAGRHFAMNGLAVLAAAEALGADAGVAAPDLACWLPPAGRGTRDTVLLDPGDDSWTIDLIDDAFNANPTSMEAALEVLAASTPHDGVGHVARGRRIAILGDMLELGTGEAEMHRALARSPHLDAVARIHCVGPRMRLLYDALPEVKRGRWSDTAEALVPHVLSMVDAGDVILVKGSKGSKVSLIAEALRKTGRHSRSHTRDD from the coding sequence ATGAGCAGCCTGTGGACCGCCAGCGAGGCCGCCGCAGCGACCGGCGGGCGGGCTGTGGGGGATTGGCAGGCAAGAGGCGTCTCGATCGACACACGCACGTTGGTGGCCGGCGATCTCTTTGTGGCGCTTCAGGCCGCCCGCGACGGCCATGATTTCGTCGCTCAGGCGTTGGAGCAAGGCGCTGCTGCTGCCTTGGTCAGCCACATACCCGACGGAGTGGCGGCAGATGCGCCGCTGCTGATCGTCGATGACGTGCTGAAGGGGCTGGAGTCATTGGGCATCGCTGCCCGCGCGCGCAGCACCGCGCGCGTGGTGGCCGTGACCGGGTCTGTTGGCAAGACGTCCACCAAGGAAATGCTGCGCGAGGTGCTGGGCAGGCAGGGCCGCACCCACGCCGCCGAAGCCAGCTACAACAACCAGTGGGGCGTACCGCTGACACTGGCGCGGATGCCCGCCGACACTGAATTCGCCGTGATCGAGATCGGTATGAATCACCCCGGCGAAATCGCACCCCTCAGCCGTCTGGCGCGCCCGCATGTCGCGCTCATCACGACCGTCGCCGCCGCACATCTGGAAGCGTTTGAGAACATCGACGGGATCGCGGTTGAAAAGGCAGCGGTTTTCGACGGGCTGGAACCCGGCGGCACCGCCATCATCAATGCCGATCTGGACACGTCGCACCTGTTGCTGACCGCCGCCGCCGCACAAGGGGCCAAGACGGTCACTTTCGGTGAGACAAGCGATCAATATTGGTTGATTTCCGCAAAGCTGAGCGATGACAGAACGATCGTACAGGCCGATTTGCGCGGCACGCCGGTGACGTTCAAGCTGACCAGCGCCGGTCGCCACTTCGCGATGAACGGCCTTGCGGTGCTCGCCGCTGCCGAGGCGCTGGGCGCGGATGCGGGCGTTGCTGCCCCTGATCTGGCCTGTTGGCTACCGCCTGCCGGGCGCGGCACCCGCGATACGGTGCTGCTCGACCCCGGTGATGACAGCTGGACGATTGATCTGATCGACGACGCGTTCAATGCCAATCCGACTTCAATGGAGGCTGCGCTCGAAGTGCTGGCCGCCAGCACACCCCATGACGGTGTGGGTCACGTCGCAAGAGGCCGCCGCATCGCGATTCTGGGGGATATGCTGGAACTTGGCACAGGCGAGGCCGAAATGCACCGCGCATTGGCCCGGTCGCCGCATCTCGATGCGGTGGCGCGGATTCACTGTGTCGGCCCGCGTATGCGGTTGCTATACGACGCACTGCCAGAGGTGAAACGCGGCCGCTGGTCTGATACCGCAGAGGCACTGGTGCCCCATGTGCTGAGCATGGTAGACGCGGGCGACGTGATCCTGGTCAAGGGGTCAAAGGGCAGCAAGGTCAGCCTGATTGCCGAGGCTTTGCGCAAAACC